The following is a genomic window from Doryrhamphus excisus isolate RoL2022-K1 chromosome 3, RoL_Dexc_1.0, whole genome shotgun sequence.
AGGATTCGAAAGAATAAACGCTCATTGGCTAAGAGAGCAGAAAGACCCGCCTCTCTGTTTATGGTAACGCTTTTGGTCGCTCTATTTTCTGCTGGGTAAATACTACAGGGTCATTTGGTGTGCTTGTATTAGAAAACTACACTGTGAtacttttaatgttatttactTAGCACTCTTGCAAGTGTGTACTTAACTACTTATACAGTAGTTAATTCCTATTGTGTTTTAGCACAACCTAGCAGGACTGTGGCAGCTTCCACtcaattgatgaaaaaaatacacatattgggTTGTATtctatgtttaaaaaatattatatggcAATCACggaaatacattataaaaaatatgtggCTTTCATGATTTTTATAGCCAAAAAGGTCCCCAGCCCCTGCGCTAGACTAAACTCTCATTGAACTGGCTTATGGTTATTTATATTCAAAtatcactgcattttatgtgggtttttatttgtattttttaatgtatataattgtaaaaaaaaaaatatttggaagccaaaaactaaaaacatttCACATGTTATTTATACGCTCTTTATTTCTATGTACAAATCTGAATGAACTACGCCAAAAATACACATGAACAGAGAgaacaaaacaaaccaatctAGTCAAACTGGCATCTGGatgaggtggggtgggggcacATGATGATCAGGGTGCAATAGGGCCCATATGGTGTTATCTTTTTCAGAGCGTTTTCATTAGCTGTATGGCTTGGTGGATTTACAAGCTCCTTTTTTGATCATGTCTCCAGCTGTGACAAGACAAATATGTTCAccacaaagttgaaataaaaacaggTGACGATAAGCATCAGGAGAGTACGCTTTTTCTGGGTACTGCTTATCAAGTCAATGATATTACAATCAGTATAGCACAGttgttttgaaaaataaatgagacATTACTCTCTTCTCAGTTCATACAGAAACTATTTATCATGTTGACACTTGAGCTTCAGCTGCaaaaagaaatgcaacacagCCCAATTATGCAAGgtattactgtatatgttttgtTGCTTTCACGAACATCTAGTGAGGCAAATTCTAGTTtgtaaaacaaaccaaaaaaaagatgcaacttGAAGTTAGTCACTGCACGGCAATGATGTTTCTTGAATTCCCTCACTTCCCCATATATAAATCATTGCAAAACTTTGAATATTCTGCACACagttgcaaaataaaaatgataatctCATACCAGAAATGATCTTGTTGGCTCAGTGCTGCATCTGCCGGCCGCCATGGTTGTAGCATGCATTATTTGCCAAGCATCTCACTTTATGATATTGATAAGTGGTGGAGGACGAGCCGAGCAGAACACCTTTTTTACAGTCACACACAAGATTACTACAGCAAAGTCGGGCACTGGTTGCTGTGccatggctgtgtgtgtgtgagctttgATACACTTTCAGAGCACAGTTTTCAGGACTGTTGGTCCGGACTAATGATGGTAGTCTCTTTTGTTGTGCGGACGATTCCCCAGTATGTGATCCACTTCTGAGGCGATGCCCGCTGTCATCTTTGGAATTACCTGGAGTTCACACAGAATAGCTTTAATACAtgatcaaacacacacaacactgtTTTGTAATCACtaatagtacagtacagtacagtacaacctCTAAGATCAAACATTGCAGTACTTATTCAAAGTAAATTCCACTGAAAATAATACAGATTATACAAGACATTATTCAGTCAACCTGAATGGCCCCGAGATTCTCTGTTAACTGGCTTGGATTAGAGGATCCCAATAGTACTGAGCTCACGCCTTCATTCCTCAGGCACCAtgctgaaaaagaaacaaaaatacagAAGATAGATAGACTTTTATGAATCTAGTGAGGGAAATTAAAGCAACGGGAGACAGGATATTGCAAACATTTTCACAATTGGTTTGAAGATATTGCAATATGAGAAAACTCACAGGGAGTCCCAAAAGTGTCTCTCACCTATAGCTAGTTGGGGTAAGGTACAACCAAGCTTCTCCGCTATATGAGCCAACTCCTTCAGCTTGGCTTGCTGTTTCCTTCCATCCTCACTCATTATTTTCTCCCTTAACCACTGGTATGGCTGCATTAGGGGATTAGATTACTTGCAAATTAGAAAAACATTACATGCTTGTACCCACTGGAGGGTCTGCGGACTAGGCTGGTGGTCAAAATGAAGCTCAAGCCGTACCTTCATGGAGGCCCTTGAGGTTTCTGGGACGCCGTTCTCATACTTCCCAGTGATGATGCCGCAGGCCAAAGGAGACCAGGAGACCACGCCTACACCTGTGAATAAAGAGTGACAGATCGATATGAGGATATAAAGGATTTGAGTGGAAACCTGGAAGGGGTGAATGATGAAACAAACCTATCTTGTGGTAGAGCTCTGGCAGCTGTGTTTCTACTTTGTCCCTCTGGAAAAAATGATACTCAGCCTGCTCGCAGACTGGAGGAATGAGATTGAACTGCCTGGCCACAGAATAAGCCTCCTAAATAAATGAGGAGAGACAGAAAATAAGGAGAGAAACTGAACAATTGTTCCAACTTAGTGTGTTATACACCAAATAGAGTCCAGACCTCCTGTAACTCTTGaaatgtaccatattttctCCACTGGGGGTCGGTTGCAAAGAGTATTGGATGTTTATTATAAGTAGGGGTCTATTTGAGAGCAGGCAGAGTGGAGCTAAACACGCTAATGACTGATAGCTCAAGAATCATTAGATGTGTGTTACGATGCAAGTGGTTTCTATTCATGTTGCTTTTATATTTGGTTCCTACCCGTTACCAGTTTTCTCATGTCATTTATGACAGACACATCTGACTCAATAGTGACGCCCAATCAGAAAAGCACGGGTGTTCTGATTGAGAGAAAgacaatcagaatcagaatcagaatcagaaaagggtttattgccaggtatgatcaaacacatactaggaatttgttttggtatagtaggtgcagacacatctattaaaaagaatgaaaaatacaaaatatacagaataacagtataaatatatgtacacagtctgttttttgtttgttattccggaagtgcagtctgattgtttttcctaaaagtccaaactgggcgttaatgtaacgcatatagtgaaaagctaaaagctaaagtgtaaaaatgcGGGGAGgaaagtatgtcgtttttttgtgtGCCAACCTTCAATAAATATTGAAGcagtttattaaaatataaatgaataaatacatgataaatctaaaataaatcatccattaatatattatgtcatttttttctgtgccAAAGTTCAATAAATATTGAAGCAGtctattaaaatataaatgaataaatacatgataaatgatttaaaatataaaataaatcatccattaatatattacatcatattgtattgtattaataattcatttcacCAACAATTTAGGGTACATATTTTGTGGCATGAATTTAGTCAAAATAGAGGAATGGTGGGCGGGATCAATGCTGCTGACTGGTcatgaaattaataaatgaataaatacatgataaatataaaataaatcatccaTTAAtatatgatgtcatttttttctgtgccAAAGttcaaaaaaaattgaagcagtttattaaaatataaatgaataaatacatgataaatgatttaaaatataaaataaatcatccattaatatattacatcatattgtattgtattaataattaatttcacCAACAATTTAGGGTACATATTTTGTGGCATGAATTGAGTCAAAATAGAGGAATGGTGGGCGGGATCAATGCTGTGACTGGTCATgaaattaaaaaagtttttattatgaaattatgtaatttcacaatgtaattattattagtggAAATGCTGTATATTGTTGAAAATAACTAAATCAGAGCCCAAGCTACACCActtggtgggacacacaccagtcagactagataggacaaccgTAGTCTGAGAGCCTAGTGcaagatgacattttaaaatattatatgaattatttCACAACATTATTTAATCACTCACCATGATCTCCATGGCAGACCACCGCGATGTTCCCCAGTACATTGACATCCCCTGGTTAATCACATGTGTCATGGCTCTCACTATCTCTgttttacacacaaacatacagaaGAAAGCAAAAAGCATTTGTGTAAATTCCCAGTAGCCACACAATCAATGTAGTGAAGTAAACACTACAGTGAgcacatatttaaatatgtatggTATTGCTTTGGTGCCTAATCGAACTTTAATTGCGCAAATGAACCATCTGCTGTATGCCCACAAAGTAGAGTTATGGATGAAAGTATGAGCAGAGATCACAGTCTGGTGTGATTTAAAATAAGCacatctttttcttttcatcAGTAGTTCTCTCTGGACCAGATTGTGGCTCAGCGagagacagtgtgtgtgtgtgtgtgtgtgtgtgtgcagcaggtGGGTGGAGGGATAATAGCTCCAAAAACAGGGCAAGTGAGAGAACTAAGGCATTTACCAGAATCACACCCTacattttctttgaattatACATCTTTATAGTTTGATTCACAATAAAATCCATACTTGATAACCTGCCTAATGTTACCTAATGCTTTTCCCTCACGGAGCCACAATGAGTCATCACAACAGAAGTCCATGTCACAGATATCCAGCATTCATCAGCAACACCCCACTCACATAAGTCCATTAGAACTTGTGGgtgattttgtgttttgagtATACACTGATCATGATACTTTGTGCAAACCTTTGAAAAAGCTCAGCTTTggtggaaaaatattttctgaacTGTTTTCACGATGTTCACTATTACTGCATATCAATCAAAGcaagaaaaaatattgacaCAGTCGTCCATCGCAAATTTAGCAGGGTCATTctagcaatgttttttttccaaaaatattaattgataaatcatgctgttttgggctgcacgctgggcaagtggttagcgcacaggccacacagcaaggagacacaAGTTTAATTAcatcctcgggcatctctgtgtggagtttgcacggtctccccgtgcatgcgtgggttttctccgggtactccggttttctcccacattccaaaaacatgctaggttaattcattcattcattttcttccgcttttcctcacaagggtcgcgggggatgctggaacccatcccagctgtccccaggcgagaggcggggcacaccctggactggtcgccagccaatcacagggcacatataggcaaacaaccattcacactcacatccacaccaatggacaatttggagtcgccaattaacctagcatgtttttggaggaaaccggagtacccagagaaagcccacacatgcatggggagaacatgcaaactccacacagagatggtcgagggtggaattgaaccctggtctcctagctgtgaggtctgcatgctcaccactcgatcgccgtgccgccctgctaggttaattggcgactccaaattgtccataggtatgaatgtgagtgtgaatggttgtttgtctatatgtgccctgtgattggctggcgaccagtccagggtgttgctcgcctctcgcccaaagacagctgggataggatccagcatccccgcaaccctcgtgaggaaaagcggtagaaaatgaattaatgaattaattaattgataaatcatgctgttttgggctgcacgctgggcaagtggttagcgcacaggacacacagcaaggagacacaAGTTTAATACATCCTCGGGCATCatcatgtggagtttgcatgttctcctagtgcatgcgtgggttttctccgggaactccggtttcctcccacattccaaaaacatgctaggttaattggcgactccaaattgtccataggtatgaatgtgagtgtgaatggttgtttgtctatatgtgccctgtgattggctggcaaccagtccaaggtgttcctcgcctctcgcccgaagacagctgggataggctccagcacccccgcgacccttgtgaggataagcggtagaaaatgaatgaatgaataataattgcaACAAGTCTTCCTCTTCATCTCTATTGCCGCTGTCTGTCTTATTCCTACATTGACTTAATTGAATTCATTTCAATTTGCTGCGCATGGGTCTGTCAAATATAAATGACGTTGAGTGGGAGAGCTTGTCTGCAGGCTGCACAGCCTATCTATTAAAACAATGGGATGACTTTGACGTTgatgtattgtctgtttttcatTCTTGCATCGCTCTAATGTGagcattttatgtatttttcataaGCTGGAATGCCAGCTTTGAATTCTATAGCATTTTATAGTCTTGTCAATAAAggtgacagcagcagcagtaaagCGTGAGTGTCATCGTGGTAAAATATGTTGGCTTTCATTGGTGTCTCTGCCTTTCCAAAAGCCACATAAAGTAACACGCACAGAGGGATGAGGGGACATGAAAAGAAAGGCTGTGATTCTAACAAAGTTAGACTTTGTCCCCATTACATCACATTTTGGTACCTTAGGGAACATGAGTTGTTGTGTTGCACAAAGTCACAGGACCAAATGCAAACACATGGAAAGCTTTGCATTTTTATCTCTCCATGCTTAAAATCACATGTATACTTTGTTTTGAAAGGACTGCAAACTCTCCAGACTTTCCAGTGACGCTATGATGTGAATATATTGCAAGAGTATAATATtaaca
Proteins encoded in this region:
- the kcnab1b gene encoding voltage-gated potassium channel subunit beta-1, with the translated sequence MQVSFACTDHGLKAPRNGEHSKQNTTSPNTTSQARARFRTVALIARSLGSFTHRYHHNLKESTAKLTGMKYRNLGKSGLRVSCLGLGTWVTFGGQISDEVAEQLMTIAYESGVNLFDTAEVYSGGKAEIILGNIIRKKCWRRSSLVITTKLYWGGKAETERGLNRKHIIEGLKGSLQRMQLEYVDVVFANRPDNNTPMEEIVRAMTHVINQGMSMYWGTSRWSAMEIMEAYSVARQFNLIPPVCEQAEYHFFQRDKVETQLPELYHKIGVGVVSWSPLACGIITGKYENGVPETSRASMKPYQWLREKIMSEDGRKQQAKLKELAHIAEKLGCTLPQLAIAWCLRNEGVSSVLLGSSNPSQLTENLGAIQVIPKMTAGIASEVDHILGNRPHNKRDYHH